One window of the Lytechinus variegatus isolate NC3 chromosome 3, Lvar_3.0, whole genome shotgun sequence genome contains the following:
- the LOC121410257 gene encoding BTB/POZ domain-containing protein KCTD19-like: MSNYIGLNVGGKIYRTSRTTLTSIPRSFFSLMLDESIPSAKDEYGNYLIDRDGNIFRHILNFLRCKKLILPEGFNEFRLLACEADFFQLGTLKEEALSVIGSSEILGLNVGGKVYQTTKETLMREPNGYLATIISEKNLYKSRDKDGNFGIDRDGKLFRYVLNFLREGALILPKTWNEFNLLVNEASFFQIPAICEHLNSLRYFGENNHQAICFFHFYSWHGNYVAYTSQYKRRLEGLFSFRLKSCKYIESVFGVHVLSFTLDDSLAGESLEWFYPNSSGHKCRKCLTYPGKEQDIISMLQIARYSIHRSINLNEESTKYEVTSAPEETSM; encoded by the coding sequence ATGTCTAATTACATTGGATTGAATGTTGGTGGAAAAATATACAGGACCTCTCGCACAACATTGACCAGTATACCAAGGTCATTCTTTAGTTTAATGCTTGATGAATCTATACCGTCTGCGAAGGATGAATATGGCAACTACCTCATTGATCGAGATGGGAACATTTTTAGACATATTCTAAATTTTCTGAGATGCAAGAAACTTATCCTTCCAGAAGGATTCAATGAGTTTCGTCTATTGGCATGCGAAGCTGATTTCTTTCAGCTTGGCACATTGAAGGAAGAAGCTTTGAGTGTAATCGGTAGCTCTGAAATACTCGGTCTAAATGTTGGCGGGAAGGTCTACCAGACAACCAAGGAAACACTCATGAGAGAGCCTAATGGTTACCTTGCAACCATCATAAGTGAAAAGAATCTTTACAAGTCCAGAGATAAAGATGGAAACTTTGGAATCGATCGAGATGGAAAACTATTTCGCTACGTCCTTAACTTTTTGCGTGAAGGAGCCTTGATTCTGCCTAAAACTTGGAATGAATTCAATCTACTGGTCAACGAGGCATCATTCTTCCAGATTCCCGCCATCTGTGAACACTTAAACAGTTTGAGATATTTtggtgaaaacaatcatcaggCAATATGCTTTTTCCATTTTTACTCTTGGCATGGTAACTACGTGGCATATACGAGTCAGTACAAGCGTCGATTAGAAGGGTTGTTTTCCTTCAGGTTAAAATCTTGTAAATACATTGAATCTGTATTTGGTGTTCACGTACTGTCTTTCACATTGGATGACTCGCTTGCTGGTGAGTCTCTGGAGTGGTTCTATCCCAACAGTTCAGGACATAAATGTCGCAAATGCCTCACGTATCCAGGGAAAGAACAAGATATCATCAGCATGCTTCAGATTGCTAGGTACAGCATCCACCGTTCTATTAATTTGAATGAAGAATCTACTAAATATGAAGTCACGAGTGCCCCTGAAGAAACATCCATGTAA
- the LOC121410256 gene encoding rho-related protein racA-like, with the protein MQNIKLLVVGDGAVGKSCLFISYTTNSFPNDYVPTVFDNYSANVMVNGVPYNLGLWDTAGQEDYDRLRPLSYPGTDIFLICYSVDSRASFENVEEKWYPELTHYLPNTPILLVATKIDLRGSNTGGQFVSFDEGARLAAKLNCGFAETSALTQSGLKECFDRAIELAANYSSMQKKKGFFSLGGKSKKVIPLPPVMPSTGLAPWIEIKTSTLGTDMSSILDDPSETDVVFHLDDGKSHSAHRFVLCSASDFFCRVFEQKLPKDQQEDRAVRVPAFTWDEINSGSIAGLSSIKQAEEGVGHQIDVCLSADISSQTFKHVLRFLYAGIPNIDEDTPETELEAHLKAADTFYLPRLREIINNIQNSEEFLNPSIGTYLNDLTGQRSKELFFKKPLFSDVQFEVEGQTLYAHKAILKARCAVMAGMFSGVFAESSTSKIPILETSMECFTAILEYIYTDHAPIEEGDAVGILVTAERFAQDRLKNLCELYITKEVDVSVRDQIEKADIDVIGLLHTAQFHNADQLSAWCLHFISSNYLAFEKRDEFSQLKGDNLNHVTEKRWPPISYLEEVEIWESKYGEKKKKSDEKCSIM; encoded by the exons ATGCAGAATATAAAGCTGTTGGTGGTTGGTGATGGCGCTGTGGGGAAGAGCTGTCTTTTCATCTCGTACACAACAAACAGCTTCCCAAATGACTATGTTCCTACTGTCTTTGATAACTACTCGGCCAATGTGATGGTCAATGGTGTACCTTATAATCTAGGGCTTTGGGACACAGCTGGTCAG GAAGATTATGATCGCTTGAGACCTTTATCCTACCCAGGGACTGATATCTTCCTTATTTGCTATTCAGTGGATAGTAGGGCttcctttgaaaatgttgaAGAAAAATGGTACCCAGAACTAACCCATTATCTCCCTAACACACCAATTCTTCTTGTTGCAACAAAGATTG ATCTTCGTGGATCAAACACTGGCGGACAGTTTGTTAGTTTTGATGAAGGAGCTAGACTGGCAGCAAAATTGAACTGTGGCTTTGCAGAGACCAGTGCACTCACGCAGAGTGGATTGAAAGAATGCTTTGATAGAGCT ATTGAACTTGCTGCTAATTATTCATCGATGCAGAAGAAAAAAGGTTTCTTTTCATTAGGGGGAAAGAGCAAGAAGGTCATTCCTCTGCCTCCTGTTATGCCTTCAACAG gaCTTGCACCATGGATTGAAATCAAGACATCTACCTTGGGAACAGATATGTCTAGTATCCTTGATGACCCATCTGAAACAGACGTAGTCTTCCATTTAGACGATGGCAAGAGTCATTCAGCTCACAGATTTGTTCTGTGTAGTGCATCAGATTTCTTCTGTAGGGTATTTGAGCAGAAGCTACCAAAG GATCAACAAGAGGACAGAGCGGTACGTGTTCCTGCCTTTACCTGGGATGAGATCAATAGTGGCAGTATTGCAGGTCTATCTAGCATCAAGCAAGCAGAAGAAGGGGTTGGGCACCAGATCGATGTTTGTCTCTCTGCTGATATCTCCTCACAGACATTCAAACATGTATTGAGATTCCTCTATGCAG GTATTCCTAACATCGATGAAGACACTCCAGAAACTGAATTAGAAGCTCACTTGAAGGCAGCAGACACCTTCTATCTTCCAAGACTGCGGGAAATCATCAATAACATCCAAAATAGTGAGGAGTTTCTTAACCCCAGCATTGGCACATACCTTAATGACCTTACAGGTCAGAGGTCAAAAGAATTGTTCTTCAAGAAGCCTTTATTTTCAGATGTACAATTTGAAGTGGAAG GTCAGACCCTATATGCTCACAAAGCCATCTTGAAAGCTCGTTGTGCTGTCATGGCAGGGATGTTCAGTGGTGTCTTTGCAGAAAGTTCAACAAGTAAG ATTCCAATTCTTGAAACCAGCATGGAATGTTTTACAGCAATCTTAGAATACATTTATACTGACCATGCCCCTATAGAGGAGGGTGATGCTGTTGGTATCTTAGTAACAGCTGAAAGGTTTGCTCAAGACAGACTCAAGAATCTTTGTGAACTCTACATCACCAAAGAAGTGGATGTTAGTGTTAGAGATCAGATTGAGAAAGCAGatattgatgtcattggtcTCCTTCACACAGCACAG TTCCACAATGCTGATCAGCTATCAGCCTGGTGTCTTCATTTCATCTCATCCAACTACCTAGCCTTTGAGAAACGTGATGAATTCTCTCAGTTAAAAGGAGACAATCTGAATCATGTTACTGAGAAAAGATGGCCACCCATCTCTTATCTAGAGGAGGTGGAGATATGGGAGTCTAAGTatggggagaagaagaagaaatcagATGAGAAATGTTCTATTATGTGA